The genomic window CTTCTTTCCAAAAGATCCATTTAATATTTCGAAACATTCGATTAAACCTTGTTCATGAAGATTTGTTCTAAGGTCACATCCTGTTTGCGGATGAATTCAGGAAGGATACCGGAAGAAGAGATCCCGGAATATAATTCTTCTTTGAACTTTCTCTCGGAAGAAGTGTTGATTAGGAATGTGGAACCGGTTGCATCCTCACTCACAAACCGAAGAGTAGCCCCCGACTTACTTGCGATTCCATTCAAATAGGTTTCCGTTTCCGATCTGGATTTTCCGGAAAGAGTAACTTCTAATCCCGAAAGGTTTTCCATCTCCTTCTCCAATTCTTGGCGATCGCATTGGTAAACGATCCTTCCCTTATGAAGGAATAGGAATCGATTGCAGGTCTTGTATACTTCCGGAAGAATATGGCTCGAAAGAAGAATGGTATGATGCTCTCTCAGGCTTCCGATTAGGTTCCGGATCTCAACGATCTGTTTCGGATCCAATCCGGAGATAGGCTCGTCCATGATGATAATTTCAGGATTTCCTAATATAGCCTGAGCGATCCCGACTCTTTTTCTGAATCCTAAGGAAAGAGTCTCGATCACCTTATCCTTTACGGAACCTAGATCGGTGAGTCCGATCACTCGATCCAACTCCGATCCGAGATCTTCTTCTGCCACTTGCTTGATCCTTGCTGCAAAGGTGAGATACTCACTCACCGTAAGTTCCGCATAGAGAGGAGGAGTTTCCGGCAAGTAGCCGATCTTCTTTTTCACTTCCAGAGGATGTTCAAAGGTATTTAATCCGTTTAACTCGCATAACCCGTCGGTGGCCATGAGATAACCGGTGAGTATTCGGATCGTCGTAGTCTTGCCTGCTCCGTTCAATCCGAGAAGTCCTACGATCTCTCCCTCTTTGAGTTCGAAATTGAGACGATCAATCGCCAATTTCCTTCCGTAGAATTTGGAAAGGTTCCTTACTTTTATCATACTGCTTCTTGTCCCGATAAACCGGGGATTGGGGATATTTCTAATTAGAAGGGTTTTGGAAAGAATAAGCTCATGCGGTCCCGAAAGGGTCAATCATTTTCCCGCAAAAGACC from Leptospira langatensis includes these protein-coding regions:
- a CDS encoding ABC transporter ATP-binding protein codes for the protein MIKVRNLSKFYGRKLAIDRLNFELKEGEIVGLLGLNGAGKTTTIRILTGYLMATDGLCELNGLNTFEHPLEVKKKIGYLPETPPLYAELTVSEYLTFAARIKQVAEEDLGSELDRVIGLTDLGSVKDKVIETLSLGFRKRVGIAQAILGNPEIIIMDEPISGLDPKQIVEIRNLIGSLREHHTILLSSHILPEVYKTCNRFLFLHKGRIVYQCDRQELEKEMENLSGLEVTLSGKSRSETETYLNGIASKSGATLRFVSEDATGSTFLINTSSERKFKEELYSGISSSGILPEFIRKQDVTLEQIFMNKV